The genomic window TCAAGTCATTGTTTTCGCGGATGCCTGTTTCTAGTTCCTCACTAATGAATATAGGGTTTAACGTAGTATCCCTGACACCATCAAGCATCCCTGTTTCAATTAGGCACCTAGTCAGTACTTGTTTTAATTTTATTATCGTCTTCTCACTCCAAGCCGCCACGTTGTCGTTCTGTTCCTGTAAGTGGGAGAAAAACACGTTAATGTCCTTCTTGGTATAGGAAAAGTCCTGGTGGTGATACTTTTCGCCGACAAGTCCCTCCATAAACTCGCGGACAAGACGGTTGTAGCGCATCATCGCGTAGAGGTTTATCTGCTTCGCAACTTCAATGGGTGCGTTCGCCAACTCGTAGACCAGTTTCTCGTTGTTGAGCGCAACCAGCCGCTTTTGACAAGCACGAGCGATTCTTATGACCATGCGTTCCGTCGGATACTGGAACAAATTGCCCCGTTTGATATACGCAATGATCTCTTCAATTGGCTTTTGTTCAAGATACTGCTTCGACACAATTCTCATCTCATAAAACAGGAATTGCTCAGCAGTCAGGGTGCCGTTATATGGCATAGAAATATTCTTGTGTTTTATCACCTTTTCACGCCCCTATTACCTTAAGGTTTCATCACCAGCTTACTCAATCTCGGCACTGTTGCCACTGTCGACACAAGTGTTCACTTCCGAAATTTTGAATATATATTGTTTGCCTATCCCGCGGTGCGGGAAACTTTCTTCTTAATCCAATTACAGATTGCATCTTTACTCACACCGACATGCTTAGCCAGTATGGCGGAGAAGCCTTCAATGCTTCACAATCTCTCTATATCAAGTTCCGCAAGTTTTTCAGCTTCTTCAAATACCCCCATGTAGTTAGCCTGACAGGTGAATCGAATAGACTCGAGCGTACTTACCGGCTATCGCCTTCTGGGTGAGCTCATTCCTGAGCTTGACTTCGAACTCCGTCCGTAGAGGCTTTTCTCGCGATTGAGCTGGGGAATATAGAACTCTCGCTTCTCCTTCTTCGTCTTGTCCACCACGAAGGCGGGAGAAGTGAATATGAATCGCAGCTCATCGACAGCCTCAAGCTGTTCTTTGAGTACCTGGAAGGCATATATGGAGAAGCATGACGCGGCAATGTCTATCTTGCTCCTGTCGCTAATGGTTGCTGTCAGATCATCCTTAAGAGTCTCTCGAATGTTGTCGATTATTTTCATTTGGTCTCCAGCTCGAATATTCTTAGCAGTTACGACAGTTGAAATCGTTTTCGAAGCAATGTCTTGATGAATCTGTGGCCAATAGTTTAGCTAGTTTGAGTGTTCCGTTAAATGGTAATCGTCGCAACTATTTCCTACTAAAGATTATAAGCATTGTTACAAAGAAAACCAAATGCAATGGTTTGCGTATCAAAAAACCCCGGTAATTTTCCGGGGTTTCTGAACGATCACTATATATGTTCTTCAGATCATCCGACCAGTTTTGGTCGATTTTGCTTCAAAAGGTATTCTGCACTCTCTTTCCGACGTACGGTTATTTTACCAGCACCTTCATCGCCGTCTTCCAGAGCCCCCTGTTAAGGAACACGAGAGAGTGTTAATTAGACAAAAAAACGCCAGGAAGCAGAATCCAAGTATCTGATGCGTTTGACGTTTCAAGGTAAGAGTACTCAATACGGACCATTTATTTTTCGGGAAAGTGAACGAATAACAGGTTGCACACAATTGCTAAGATCACTTGTTGCCGAGCCTCTCGGTAATCTCCACGAGTTTGTTGATGTCCTCAAGAATGATTCTCATCATAGCACTATCAAAGTCTGGATCTTTGGAAATAGACAATAAATTGTCATATAATTTCTTGGCCCTATCACTTTCTCTGGTCTTGTTCTGGTAATCAATGAATCTAGAAGCAAAGTAGGTTCTTGTTGTTTCAGTCTCCCAGAACAGACAGCCAGAAAGAGTACTTGAGAGCACCTTGTTGAACAATGATAGGTCCGTTATGCCTTTGTCACAGTATAGATCATAGACGGCAAAGAGATTATCGAAGACTGCGCAGTACAAAGATTCTCTTATCTTCGTCCTTTCTTTGTTATCAGCGAACTTCCGACCTATTTTGAAAACTCTCTTAAGATATGCATTATTGCCGGTGGAAATGATCTTTTCCATTAAGGGAAGTAATCTGTCGAGTTGTTCTTTGTTGGGACTAATTAGGCTCTTCTCAGAAAGAAACGATTTAAAGCACTCAAGTAACGAAATTGCCAGCATTGTCAAATCTATTTTCACATGTTTGGCCATCTCCAAACTATTATTTACAAGATTAGTTCCATAGTAGATATTTCGGGCAACAAAAGCTCGAAACAATCGATCTTTGTTTAGGCTTCCAAATTGAATAACATCAATCAATATGTTTGTGGCATCCAATAACTCGGTTTGAAAAATGTCGCCGGATTTCCAAGATTGCCTTTGAAGTTTTCTCATATCTGCAAGCAGCTGATCTGACAAGTTAGATTCATGGTTCTTCTTTCTAGCTTTGATAATGCATGAATTGCATTTCTTAAGAAGCAGATAGCAGATTCTTCGAATAACAATTATATCATTACACTCAAGCACTGTTTCCATAAACCGCATTAACATTGTTCTTTCACTCTTGTTTAAAATGGTCTCTTGGCGTGACTCCAAGATAGTATCTCGCTGGATTTGACCAAGAAAAATTGAAAATTGTCCAGTGATGGTTGCTTTGCTAATCTCGCTTTGCACAAAGGGGAATAATGAACTCAAGGACAGGGCAAAGAGCATGAAGGACCATTTAGCTGTTTCGTCCAGAACAGTTTGATTAGTCGCATCATTGAGAGAAAAGAGCAGCATAGCTGTAATTGCAATGCTTACACCAAAGAATGTAGCAACAATTGTCATATCGTAATCACGATAATCCAGATTGAAATCGGTTATTCTAGATGAGTTGGCGAATATCTGTGGAAGAATGATTCCTATACTAATACATACTGCCATAAGAGTAGCTTCACCCTGAATTAAGGCGCTTAACGTGTATCGCACTGAATCAACGCTTTCAACTGTTATCTGGGAAGTGAGAAGTCTGCTAAGGAAGAAGGCAATATACGCAGTGAAGAAGTACCTAGGAATCATCTTGTACTTCCGCTTCGCTATAAGCATTTCGCTATAGAATAGCGGATCAACGACTGCTACTAAGAGTTTGGAAATTAGGCCAAGAAGAAATAGTAGTTGTATTAAAAACACATATAGAATCTTACGAAGAAAGTGCAAGCTCTTCTTTTCCACACCTACCTCCAAATTACGCGTTTGTGATTTGGCACTTTAAGTAACACGATTTCTTGAAATATATGCAGCCACAAATACGTTCAAATAACATGAAGAGTTATTACAACTTCACAAAAATTCAAATCTAATGTGTACGGTTGCCATCTGGATTTTACTATACTTTCGCCTAAATACGAGAATTCATAATGGAGAGCACCCAGCTGGTTCTTTGAGGAAGTAGAAAAATCCCCGTCCTAGTTGACGGGGGATTGTTCGCGAGAATTCGAATTGGGTTAAGTTATTGGCATTAACTCTAAATAAGTAACATGTTTTGGCTAATCTGATTATCTCACCAACACCTTCATCGCCGTCTTCCAAAGCCCTCTGTTAAGGAACATAACGACAAGGTCTATCAAGACATCCAGGATGAAGTCGAAGAATTCGGGATCGATCTTCCATTGTTCATCTGGAAGTGCATCCTTTATCATCTGCTTCACTTTCTCTTTCTTCTCCGCGCCTTTGCCGGAAGGTTTGACATAAATAGTTGCTATTGCAATTAGGTTTCATCTTCTTGAAAATAGGTGAATTTCACCTGAGCTTGGTCTTGGGGATTCCGTATCTATAAAATAATGACTGATATGTGAAGTCGGCCCTCGGATGATCAAGAAGTGTTTCTTCGATTTTCTGAACTCTCAGCGAATAAGGAGTGAATAGAGATTTTAGGCATCGGATTCTATCTTTGGCATGAGATTTAGGTAATCAGTACTGCTTTTGAAAAACCGCTCTGGATAGTTAGATGGTCGTTCTTCTCTAAAGGGATTCCAGACTTTGCTCAAGGTGGTGATCTTGCATGTGAGTAAAAGCAAGAAACAGCTGAAGACTAAACAGATAGGGAGGGAGAAGAGATGAAATCCAACAGTGTAATTCCTACCAAGTACTCGGGAGTTTATGAAGTGAACAGTCTTAACAAAACTTAAAGAATATTTAAGTACTTGGAATCAGGGTTTCTTTGCGATTATGATATGCCCAGTCGGTGTTTCCTGTTCCGATTCCGTATGAAAAATCTCAAACCGAAAGAAGGTGGGCAAGTTGGTAAGAAGAAAAAAAGGATCTCCTGCAAGAGATCCGAAAAGGTACAAAGGATATTTTACCCGAAGAGATTCTAGCACAGGAGGATTCGTCAGTTCCTATCGTGATCGTTTCCGCAACATTTCCTCGGAAGAAAGAGTTCACAGAAAGTACCACAGGATTATGAACGAGATCTACGACAGGAATCGCGATTCTTATCCGAATGTATTTGAAGAAAGGAGAGAGCTAATTGAGAGTCTCAAGATCTAATACCACATCTATTTTCAGAGTGAAGAAGCAAAGAAATTTCGTAGCGATCGACAAGAGTTTTCTGAGCGATGCTTCTCTTTCATGCAAGGCGAAAGGGCTTCTCGCCTTCTTTCTTTCCAAACCCGATGACTGGGAGTTTCGGCTCTCCGAGATCAGGAGGAATTTCAAAGATGGAAAGGAGAGTATTAGAAGGGGAATCGAGGAACTGCAGAAGGCCGGTTATGTAAAAAAGGTGAAGTTGCGCGGAACGAAAGGCAAGTTCGACGGAGTGAGGTACCTGATTTACGAAACTCCTTATTTGAGCGAGGTTCACCCGCAAACCGATTTCCCGACTTCGGGAAAACCGAAAGCGGATAATCCGGCGGCGGAAAACCCGTCACTACTAAATAATGATATTACTAAGGATACTTCGTATCGTGCAGGCACGAGTGAAGATATATCTAAGTGGGGAAAGAATGACTTCATCAAGAGAACTGCAAGTCTAATCAAAGAGAGGCTGGAAATTGAAGACAATTACAAGCTTGCAGCTGCGCTAATAGGAGATTCAGATCGACAGATCGACTGGTATTTCCCCATGTGGCTTGTAGAATATTTCACCGAGGCAATAAACAGGGCAAATGATAAGAAAAAGTACCTTTTCTCGCTCCTGAAGAAACCAGAGTTATGGAAGCTTTTCATGAGCTTTCTCGAGAGCGAGTCGTTCAATGGAAGGGGGTTATGAGAGATGATGATTCTCGATGTCAGGTCGGAAAGGCAAGTGCTGAAGGCTTTGATACACTACATAAATCTTAGGTGCAGGATTGACGAGATAGATCGAAGGTTTCTTTCCCAGGAATCGCAGATTATCTACGACATTATTTCAAAAAAGAGAGACAAAGACCCCACTTTGATCCTGATGGAAATGTATAACAGGGTGGAACGCTTTGATGTCGATGATGTTGACCTGGTAAGCGAAAACGAAGCCAACAATCTGATCGACTCCTTCAACAGGACTTTGAGGAACAAGAAATTCAGGTTTCTGCTTAACCAAATC from Mesotoga sp. UBA6090 includes these protein-coding regions:
- a CDS encoding DUF1819 family protein, with the protein product MPYNGTLTAEQFLFYEMRIVSKQYLEQKPIEEIIAYIKRGNLFQYPTERMVIRIARACQKRLVALNNEKLVYELANAPIEVAKQINLYAMMRYNRLVREFMEGLVGEKYHHQDFSYTKKDINVFFSHLQEQNDNVAAWSEKTIIKLKQVLTRCLIETGMLDGVRDTTLNPIFISEELETGIRENNDLTALAAFNCFR